In one window of Leptospira sp. GIMC2001 DNA:
- a CDS encoding DUF1801 domain-containing protein — MNNNIFTNAEVESIFENYPPKIRNKLLNLRKIIFETAKQSECAEELEETLRWGEPSYITKKGSTFRMDWKPTSPNQYAMYFQCNSLLVPTFKKIYPHDFHYEGNRAIVFGMNDKIPIVQLKNCIKMALTYHSIKKSLGNIVDNT; from the coding sequence ATGAACAACAATATCTTCACAAATGCAGAGGTGGAAAGTATTTTTGAAAATTATCCTCCAAAAATCAGAAATAAATTGCTGAATCTTAGGAAAATTATTTTTGAGACGGCAAAACAATCCGAATGTGCAGAAGAACTGGAAGAAACACTAAGATGGGGTGAACCGAGTTATATAACAAAAAAAGGAAGCACATTTAGAATGGATTGGAAACCTACAAGTCCGAATCAATATGCAATGTATTTCCAATGCAATTCTCTACTAGTACCAACTTTCAAAAAAATCTATCCGCATGATTTTCATTATGAAGGAAACAGAGCGATTGTTTTTGGTATGAACGATAAGATTCCGATAGTCCAATTGAAAAATTGCATCAAAATGGCGCTGACTTACCATTCAATCAAAAAGTCCCTTGGCAATATTGTGGATAACACTTAA